Proteins co-encoded in one Malus sylvestris chromosome 7, drMalSylv7.2, whole genome shotgun sequence genomic window:
- the LOC126628029 gene encoding glucosamine inositolphosphorylceramide transferase 1-like, whose amino-acid sequence MGSSPASGSGDGGSGGAVGGGCANGASNSGGSCCNMSVKCRCRWRCLMSSGLVFFLGCFVLFGSVATVYVWFAFTPFYARTALASPSMLGCQEDNEGSWSVGVFFGDSPFSLKPIEAMNVWRDNTAAWPVANPVVTCSSVSDAGFPSNFVADPFLYVQGDIFYLFYETKNSITLQGDIGVSKSIDKGATWQQLGIALDEEWHLSYPYVFNYLGQIYMMPEGGMKGDVRLYRALNFPLQWTLERVIMKKPLVDSFIIDYNGAYWLFGSDHTGFGTTKNGQLEIWYSSSPLGPWKPHKKNPIYNRDKSFGARNGGRPFFYKGNLYRVGQDCGETYGRRVRTFKVEVLTKDDYKEVEVPLGLIEPSKGRNTWNGARYHHLDVQQLNTGEWVGVMDGDRVPSGDSVRRFILGSASVAVVAVLIILMGVLLGAVKCMIPLNWCTHYSGKRSDAFLAWERSHLFSSKVRRFCSHLNRGVSFLRGRIKPNTCAGRLVLAIILAFGVAAMCTGVKYIYGGSGAEEAYPWKGHYSQFTLLTMTYDARLWNLKMYVKHYSRCSSVREIVVVWNKGIPPEVSDFDSTVPVRIRVEKQNSLNNRFKLDSLIKTRAVLELDDDIMMTCNDVERGFRIWRQHPDRIVGFYPRLIDGSRLKYRGEKYARTHKGYNMILTGAAFLDSQVAFERYWGKEASQARELVDKYFNCEDVLMNYLYANASKSKNVEYVRPAWAIDTSKLSGAAISRNTKVHYHIRSNCLLKFSEMYGSLAGRKWEFDERKDGWDV is encoded by the exons ATGGGTTCAAGTCCGGCCTCCGGCAGCGGCGACGGCGGTAGCGGTGGTGCTGTGGGTGGTGGTTGTGCGAATGGTGCGAGTAATAGCGGTGGCAGCTGCTGCAACATGAGCGTGAAGTGCAGGTGCAGGTGGAGGTGCCTGATGTCGTCGGGGTTGGTGTTCTTCTTGGGGTGCTTTGTGTTGTTCGGATCAGTCGCCACGGTTTACGTCTGGTTCGCCTTCACGCCTTTTTATGCTCGGACGGCGTTGGCCTCTCCCTCCATGCTTGGGTGTCAGGAGGACAATGAAGGTTCATGGTCTGTTGGTGTTTTCTTCGGTGACTCTCCTTTTTCCCTCAAGCCCATTGAAGCT ATGAATGTATGGAGGGACAATACTGCAGCTTGGCCTGTGGCGAACCCGGTTGTGACTTGTTCTTCAGTTTCTGATGCTGGTTTCCCAAGTAATTTTGTTGCCGATCCTTTCCTTTATGTCCAG GGAGATATTTTTTACTTGTTCTATGAAACCAAAAATTCAATCACTTTGCAAGGAGATATTGGAGTCTCAAAAAGTATTGATAAGGGAGCAACATGGCAGCAATTGGGCATTGCCTTGGACGAAGAGTGGCATCTCTCTTACCCGTATGTCTTCAACTACCTTGGCCAA ATATATATGATGCCTGAGGGTGGTATGAAAGGGGATGTTCGTCTATACCGAGCACTCAATTTTCCTTTGCAATGGACTCTGGAGAGAGTGATCATGAAAAAGCCTCTTGTTGATTCTTTCATAATCGATTATAATGGAGCGTATTGGTTGTTTGGTTCAGATCACACTGGATTTGGCACCACAAAGAATGGACAGTTGGAAATCTGGTATAGCAGCTCCCCTCTTGGTCCTTGGAAACCACACAAGAAGAACCCTATATATAATAGGGACAAGAGCTTTGGGGCTCGAAATGGAGGCAGAccatttttctacaaaggaAATCTTTATCGTGTTGGTCAAGACTGTGGTGAAACATATGGGAGAAGAGTGCGTACCTTTAAGGTGGAAGTTCTTACCAAAGATGATTACAAAGAAGTTGAAGTTCCCTTGGGCTTGATAGAGCCAAGTAAGGGCCGTAATACTTGGAACGGTGCTCGCTATCATCATCTAGATGTGCAGCAATTAAATACTGGTGAGTGGGTTGGAGTGATGGATGGAGACCGGGTACCATCTGGGGATTCAGTTCGGAGGTTTATTCTTGGCAGTGCTTCAGTTGCTGTTGTTGCTGTACTCATTATATTGATGGGTGTACTACTTGGAGCTGTGAAGTGCATGATTCCTCTCAATTGGTGCACTCACTACTCAGGTAAGCGGAGTGATGCGTTCTTGGCCTGGGAAAGGTCACATTTGTTTTCTTCCAAAGTGAGACGGTTTTGCAGCCACTTGAACAGAGGAGTTTCATTCCTCAGAGGTAGGATTAAACCTAATACCTGTGCTGGAAGACTGGTTCTTGCTATAATTTTGGCATTTGGAGTTGCAGCTATGTGCACAGGGGTTAAATATATCTATGGTGGTAGCGGTGCAGAAGAAGCTTATCCATGGAAAGGTCATTACTCGCAGTTCACCTTATTAACAATGACCTATGACGCTCGTCTCTggaatttgaaaatgtatgtTAAACATTATTCCAGATGTTCCTCAGTGCGAGAAATTGTTGTGGTGTGGAACAAAGGAATACCACCTGAAGTTAGCGACTTTGACTCCACAGTGCCAGTTAGGATCAGAGTAGAGAAACAAAACTCCCTGAATAATCGGTTCAAGTTGGATTCTTTGATAAAGACCCGAGCAGTTCTTGAGCTTGATGACGACATTATGATGACTTGCAATGATGTTGAGAGGGGATTCAGGATATGGCGCCAACACCCAGATCGTATTGTGGGGTTCTACCCCCGACTAATTGACGGAAGCCGATTGAAGTATCGAGGTGAGAAATATGCCCGGACCCATAAAGGATATAACATGATTCTCACGGGGGCAGCTTTCCTTGATAGTCAAGTAGCTTTCGAGAGGTATTGGGGAAAAGAAGCTAGCCAAGCGAGGGAATTGGTGGACAAGTATTTCAACTGCGAGGACGTACTGATGAATTACTTGTATGCAAATGCTAGCAAATCCAAGAATGTGGAGTATGTGAGGCCAGCGTGGGCAATAGATACATCAAAGTTATCTGGTGCTGCAATAAGCCGAAATACAAAAGTTCACTACCATATAAGGAGCAACTGCCTCCTGAAATTTTCTGAGATGTATGGAAGTTTGGCCGGGCGCAAGTGGGAGTTTGATGAGCGGAAGGATGGTTGGGATGTATAG